A DNA window from Fragaria vesca subsp. vesca linkage group LG3, FraVesHawaii_1.0, whole genome shotgun sequence contains the following coding sequences:
- the LOC101303210 gene encoding gibberellin 2-beta-dioxygenase 2-like, whose amino-acid sequence MVVASPNPNGNEKIQLVDLPVIDLSLPRSVVSKLIVKACEGYGFFMVINHGVPKEAISRMEEESLTFFSKTASEKQRAGPANPFGYGSKNIGHNGDMGEVEYLLFNTDKASIAQRCKTISDDPTKFSSAVSDYIEAVRELACELLEVIAEGLWVPDTSVFSRLITDVESDSVFRLNYYPPTSSSPTSKIGFGEHTDPQILTLLRSNDVGGLQISPQDGVWVPVTSDPAAFCVNVGDALQSLLDIHDCMLEAFLYSWQSEGPPYQCSLHACNLSQYPEASLGPQGDDKWKICERKTQSLNQLLQVKNVDGAFLRPSSKCNHESSPRNGHTREPSSLQTIHLG is encoded by the exons ATGGTGGTAGCCTCTCCAAATCCGAATGGAAACGAGAAGATCCAGCTCGTCGATCTCCCCGTCATCGACCTTTCCCTCCCTCGATCAGTGGTCTCGAAGCTCATTGTGAAGGCCTGTGAGGGCTATGGTTTCTTCATGGTGATAAACCACGGCGTTCCAAAAGAAGCCATATCGAGAATGGAGGAAGAGAGCCTTACCTTCTTCTCCAAAACGGCGTCGGAGAAGCAACGTGCTGGGCCGGCCAACCCATTCGGCTACGGAAGCAAGAACATAGGCCACAATGGCGACATGGGTGAGGTCGAGTACCTTCTGTTCAACACAGACAAAGCCTCCATTGCTCAAAGGTGCAAAACCATCTCAGACGATCCAACCAAATTCAG CTCTGCAGTGAGTGATTACATTGAGGCCGTTAGGGAATTGGCATGTGAGCTTTTGGAGGTGATCGCCGAGGGGCTGTGGGTCCCGGACACGTCGGTGTTCAGTAGGCTCATCACTGACGTCGAGAGCGACTCGGTTTTCCGGCTTAATTACTATCCGCCAACGTCATCGTCGCCAACCTCCAAAATCGGGTTCGGGGAGCACACTGACCCTCAGATTCTGACTCTCCTCAGATCCAACGACGTCGGAGGCCTCCAGATCTCACCGCAAGATGGTGTTTGGGTCCCGGTGACGTCCGACCCCGCTGCCTTCTGTGTTAATGTGGGTGACGCTCTGCAG TCACTGCTGGACATACATGACTGCATGCTAGAAGCTTTTCTGTATTCATGGCAAAGTGAGGGCCCACCATATCAGTGTAGTCTGCATGCCTGCAACTTATCACAGTATCCAGAGGCCTCTCTTGGCCCACAGG GCGATGACAAATGGAAGATTTGTGAGCGTAAGACACAGAGCCTTAACCAACTCCTTCAAGTCAAGAATGTCGATGGCGCTTTTCTCAGGCCCTCCTCTAAATGCAACCATGAAAGCTCTCCCAGAAATGGTCACACCAGAGAACCCTCTAGTCTACAAACCATTCACTTGGGCTGA